TTCAAGATGGTAtggaaaaagtatttatatgaAGGGAAAAATGTCAGTTCTCATACGATTACGATACGATAATTTTAAGATCGGATTTTATAAAACTGATGTaagataatgaaataaatagtttttttttttgtaacctAGCAGCGTTAGATATTTTAcattccatttatttcaatgAAATAACTTCGGACTCCTTTTGATGGTATTTCCCACAGCAGTTGAAAGCGGGCCCACTGCACATTAGTTTCTCAAATTATTGCTACCCATAAAGTCTCTAATCTCTATGACACACATTATGCGACAGAAGCGGTCCAATTTATGTACAGGAAATGCTGGACAAATCGAAATCGAGCTGGCTCATTGAGCGCAACTGGCCAGCTGACATTGCAGGACAGTCCACCCTCATGAGGTAGCTTGATAATGATCTGTTATTGGAAAATTTCTTTGGCAGAATAATTGCCAATGCTCTAGAATTGACAGGGTCAATGCATTTCGTACTTGATGCACTTGAAAATGTAGGCCAACTGGACTTTTCAGTCCATGCGGGACACAAAGCGGCACAATCGTCGATGGCGagtggaaaattattaaagtgCATCCGAACATAAATCTAGTGTGACGCATGCGTTGAGGGAAATGGGTTTTCCATAACTGCGCAACGGCAGCTGCCACTGTACGGCACACCCTGTGGAAAACTCAGGAGGGGAGGGGGAAAACCACCCTGATCCCGGCTTAGGGTTATGGTTAGCACCCCAGCATCATCATTATCCCGATCGAACGCAAATGTGTTAATTCTCCCCCTGCAGACTCTGCAGTCTCTGCCCCTTGCCGCAACTCTTATCAATCTGCCACTCGACTCCGGGCTGTATGCAACATTTGTTCACCACATGCCAGCCGTGGAAAGAGCTGTCCTTCCCCCTTGCATCGTGTAATTTATGCCCGAAAGCATCCATTATGAAAACATCAACACACATTGTGCAAATCAAGCAATTATCGCAGGAAATATTCTACATAATTATCGGGCGTTAGAGGATTTCCATAGGATGGTCGTCCTACCGGGGCTTGTTATAGGGAAAAGGCACGCGATGGGCTTAGGTTGCTTGGGTTACAATGTGAAAATGCACTTTCTGAAATGGCTGTCACAGAGGGGTATCTGGTGTGCCTAAATCCATTACAGATCACTTAGGCCCTTCGAAAAGTTATTCATATCAAGATGGGACAAACAGGAGTCACACTGTACGTAAATATTATAGTTGGCCAAATTCAAGTTCGTTAAAAATTCAGGGGTGGATTTGATAATACAATAATAAATCTTCCTTAAATtgaaaaccaaaatattttggaaGAGGGTTTGGTACTATATATAAAAGGGTTTCTTTAATCTAAAGGTACATAGAACCTTGCACTTCCCAAtgaaagataataaaattctcatattttagaatttaaatgGAACACAAAAGCTTTGAAAATGAGACCTCTTAACATTAAGTTTCTCCCAATTTAAACTTCGAAGCCAAATGACCACTCAATTTGTTTTCATTCACAAAAACAGCTCTTTACGGGCGtcacaaaattcaatttcgcATCGTCTCAATGTGCTCATTTGAATACCCACAAAGGTGTGATTAATGTCCCCTAAAAAGAGCATAAAAATAAGCAAGATTTTCTTTTGATGTTTCGCAGACGGCGGCGGTCAAATGTCACAACACCTACGCCAGAAAATGCAGAGTAAACAAAGCAGGTTGTGTTTCTCTTTGGGGGCATTCAATTTGGCACCGACAGGAGCTGGCTTTTGTGTATGCAAAATACATGACAgttaaatgaaaagaaaataacattttgccagcacacacacaccagcaaTCCTGTGCTGATTTTGACAACTTAAGTGCGGAGGAGTCGGAGGAGCGAAACTCGAGGAGTCCTACCACAGATCCTCGAGCACACGAAACGTGGCCACATTTTTCTGTGGGACTCGTTTGCTTTCCGTTTTCCGTTTTCTGTTTCTGGTTTTGTGTGCatatttgtgtttatttaGATTTCGTGCCTGGCAATTGGCTTTGGCCACCCGAAGGTTATCCTTTGCGGATCAAAGTTGAAATTTATACACACAAATGTCACACCTCTCAAGGATTATGTATAACAAAGCAGGAAAAAGGAGccgaaaaaacaaaacaaatttctgCATACTCCGCCATTGACTTTTCTCGGGATATGTGTCATATCCACACCGCCAGCACTCCCCAAATACAAATTGTTAAAAAGATTATGTCGTGCCGGAGGGAAAACGAGaggaaaatttgttttctttttgcgCTCTTTGCCATCCGTTCATTGTGGCCGCCTCTTCCTGGTCCTTAAGGTTCCCTTATTTTGTTTGGCAACAGCTTTCAATGCCATGTTCCCTGGCATGTGTTGGCTTCGGGTTCGCCTCTGTTGTTGGCGTTGCTTGTGGTGAATATTACGACATGTAACATTTTATGTGTTTGTCCCCCTTCCAGCCGAGCTTTCATCTAAAAGAAGTGGGCTTCAACGGACGATATCATGCCTGGGTTAAGATGTGGCAAACATACGAGACGGGCTACATCATCTAATCTTACTTTCTTCCTCGGAAATACTAGACTTTTTTGTAAGGTTAAGGAGTTCCCTTTTTTAAGGTATGACATTTTAGGTTAAACCTTCTTTAGGTTTACCAAAGATACAAATTTTTGTGCGATTTTTTAGCGATTTATTTTGTTCTGTAGTGTGAAatcagtaaataaataattatcaaCTTTTTAGTTATTGCACCTTATAATTGTACATATTTCAAGATTTCTGATTAacccaaatttaaaaacagctCTGCACACACCGACATTTTGAGTTATATTACGTAGATAGCTTTAAaaacgaaatacaaaaattaaaacctATTATGAACTTTTAATGACATTTTCCTGCTTCAAGATCTCTTGTGGGGGGGATAATAACAGGACCTTTGACTCGGACACGTTGCCAGATTCGACTCTCTGTAatttagaaaacatttttgggttataatttataagtatTCTTCAGTCGGATAGCCTATTAAGGCTCGCATGGACCTTGCCATCAGCCCACTTGGCGATCACTGGAAGCAGCTTTACGACGGCAAAGGCGGCAAAGATGCCAAGTGTCAGTCCACTGCTGTAGTAATCGTCTTCCATGATTCCAAGAGATAGTCCGCTGTGCTCGTGCCCTCTGGCGCAGAAGTCCCCGGAGCAGATGTAGGCCAACACTCCGATGCCCACGGGTCCTTTGAGCCAATCCGCGGGAAGCAAGCAGAGGTGATCCTTTCCAGGATGTCCAGGTCTTGCGTGCTGGATGGCTCCTCGGGCGGAATGGGTGGAGGTCGAACGAAGGGCGGCCACAGTCAAAGGACGAAGAGCTGCAGGAGCAGGAATCTCAATTAATCTTACTCATATTTGGTTTTCATTTGCGGCAAGTTTGTTTATTAAGGACTGCCCTTTGACTTTACGCCGTTTTTACTTTACCTGATCTTGAGAACATCTTTCAAAAAGTTGCaacgaatttatttttttaaatttccctAAAGCTGCAGTATAGTTCTGTGTGAATTGCTGAATACCAATTTTGTAAATGAAAGTTAAGGAAGGAGTGACTTGACCTCTTGTCTTGGCACACTTACTTATTTTGTTTGGCTTCTTAAAACTTAAATGGTTAATAAAAACATAGACACTTTTAAACTTCCCGTCTACATTATATCTTAATTTACTTAATTTCGttaatattttcctttaattAAGCGAGGCCTTTGTCAGCGTCGTTGTCCATGCCAAACTAAACACCAAGTTTCGGAAAGAAACTGGCCTAGTTTTTTGTCCCGAGAGTGGAGGGGAACCAAGGCGAACTAAGCCCAAAAGATATCCCAAAGATACACACTCCACACAATGAGAGAGGGTGGCGAAATTTTGTCGCTGAGCAAACGGGGCTGGCAATAAAACTATCCCCAGTACTATGGCTAATTATGtgtattttaagtttttggcCAGCTCACTAGTTGGAATAAGCGAAACGCGACTCACTTCGCACACAATGCGACAACGTTGAGTtgcataattaaaaactttacatTCTTCTATTTAAGTTGCCGTGCGCAaagaaaagatacaaaattatGTACCCCCACTACATTTTCCGCCGATTCCATCTTCCTTTTTGCTAAGCAAATAATTGCGAGGGGCGGATGCTGGAGGGGAGAAGTTGGCTCGGTGGGGAAAACATCTTTAAGTTGGCCAAGGCAAATAATGGCGAACGGAGGCTGGGCGGAGGCCACAAAGGACCTTTTAACGCTGCTGCAGAGCGCAAATGCAGGAAACAGGATATTGGATCATTTAGCATTAAGGCGGCGTCGCCTACCGACCCAGTCACACCCCCGTTTTCGTGCTTCCCCGACTCCATCCCCTGGCTCTGTTCCAATGCGAAACAAGTTAAGCGCAGCGCGAACAATAAAAAGGGAGCAGGATCCAAGGATCCGAGCAGCAGCGGCGAAAGGACATGGACGAAACGCGTTACGCTTTAATAACTTGCCGCAGGATTAAGTCCTGTGCAATGAGATGATAATGCGCCGTGGCTTTCGCAGCGGGCATTCCCCCCGCCGCCTTTGTAGGCGCCTTGTTTGCGGCTTGTGACTCTCTGAGGATAATGTTGATTATGCTTGGGCGTATCATAAAAGTGTAGCCATCACCCAATCTGCGCGGCAGCTCCTCTTGCAAAACCATCGggcaaaacaaattatattacaaaatGATTCTCCCGCTACCATCACTCCCGCATTGCATATTGGGATCCCCACAGAAGCTTCCTCCTGACTTGGTTACTTGGTTATCTGGGCTCTCGCTTCAACGCGAATTTATTGCCCAATAATGGGGATTCTGGAATTTTTTCTTGCAAATTCGGAACATGTGTGAATTTTATGAGGTTGTATTGGATTTAATCTTTGATGACACATGCAAAGTCCTGACATTTTATATGGTACAGTtggttttaaaaccatttcggTTGCTGTCTCTTTATATAGACATACGCGCTCACGTGTTCAATTCATCCGAAGTCTATTGTCCATTTAATATTACATTCAGTAACAAATCTTTACTTTGAAATAGCTTCATAAAACCTTAAAAACACTTTCTTCTTCATTTCAAGAACACGTTCTTCTTGATTTCAAAAATACTTTCTTCTTGATTTCAAAAACACTTTCTTATTGATTTCAAGAACACTCTCTTCTtgatttcaaaaacaatttctgCTTTATTCAAGAACACTTTCTTCTTGATTTCTATAACAGTTATTCTCAAATAGGTAGGAAGACGAGTATTAGTCCAGGAACTTTTGTCTTTTAAAAACCGAGTGTGTGCTTTAAAAAGCTTTGTTTTAAGAATAGGTATTTACGACTTTATTTCTTCTTGATTTTAAGAACGGTTTTTCTCAAATAAGTAGGAAATTGACTTTTAGGCCAGGAACTAACGTGTTTTTTAAGCTggatgtatgtatgtatgaatTATAAAAAGCGGTGTCTTAAGAATAGGGATTTACGACTTTATTGCACATTCTGcctaaattttgaatttcgctCTCGATAAGATCGCCGGGCTTCAGGAAGCACGACGGCTGGCGATAGGCGCCCGCTCCGGCAGGCGTGCCCGTGAGTATGATGTCGCCCGGACAGAGAGTCAAGTAGTGGGACAGGCGGTGTATGAGGAAGTCGACCTTGAATATCATATTGCGGGTGTTGCCCGTCTGGCGCTCCTCCCCATTGATGATCGTCTTGATCCACAGGTTATTGATGTCGGGCACATGACAGCGGTGAACGATAGTGGGTCCCAGGGGAAGGAAAGTATCCATCGAGTGACCGCCGAGCAGGGCGTTCCAGTCCCGGGCCACGATGTCCTGGACCACCATGAACCCGAACACGTGATTTAGGGCCTCTTTGGCCGATACCTCGCGACACTTTTTGCCCATGACCACGGCCAACTGGCAGCCATAGTCGATGTGCTTGACCAGACTGTGGGCCTTGATGTTGTCCAAGGCGCCGGTGATCGAGGTGGCAAACTTGACGTGGAAGCTCGGTTCCCTGGGAATGGAGATGTGCTGCTCATCGCAGTTGTCCACGTAGTTGCAGTCGACGCCGATGATCTTGCCGGGTGAGTCGATGGGCGGCAGCAGGCGCAGATCCACGGCGTCCACGTCCTCGACCGTCATGTACTGCACGCTGTCCAGCAGGCTGACCATGCAGTAGCGCTGCTGGATGAAGTCCATCATGTTGGCAGCCGCGCAGGTGACGCTCGATAGCTCCACCATCTTGCTGCCGTCCTCGGAGACCATGCCCAGCCGCTTCAGGTGCTCATTGGCCCGCCGGTACTGCATGAACCTGCACTTGGGCAGCACCTGTTCGCAGGGTTTGATGGCCACCAGGGCGGTGGTTGGGTGGTTTGTCTGGAGCTGCCGAAAAATGTGGTGCTGTAGGTGCGTCTGGGAGTGGCGATCGGCACGCGGAAGGCACCACTTGGGGAAGTAAGTGCGAAGGAGGTGCATCAAGGCACTCATCTTTGCGTTGACGGATCCTCCTGTAATTGGTTGAATGTTGCGTTATTTGGATAATTTTGAGGGAATCCGACTCTACAGAATTTTTACGTTgctctttttaaatataaaattcgtAAGCTATAAACGTGTTGTACAAAACGTTGCAGTGAACATGGATATTTGAAGTTTTTTGGCACTAGATCAGCCTACTTAATCTTTAGGTTCAGGGTTAGttctttctaaatttttaaaaaatttacaaaaacttCCAAACACTAATATACtaattaaagtattttatttttagacgaattctcaaatttttattatttaatcttTACTTTCCATTCGTAATGCTGgctaaaacaatttttatctCGTTTCAGAGTAGCAATTTTCTAAAACTATACCGTTTGATGTCGaatggtaaatttaaaataaaagtggaAGCAACAAAGATGACATTTCCACCGACACATCCTTAAAGAGAACCATCCCCACACCCAAATGTCATCAACGCATcatgaaaataataaacatacaAGCTCGCATTTTACGCGGGCCTTTGTCTCTGGATCCGTGTGagcttattatttcttttatttacataatgTATCCATCCAGGCCTGTTTTTCCTCTTGTGTGCAATTTACATAACACGCAAACAAATTTCCCGGCGCTGATCATCTCGGGGGCGTCGGGGGCGTGGTTTATGTGTGCCTTgtcttatttgtttttatacgcCAAACATTTGGCGGCTTTTATGCGCGGAGGAGGTCATGAGGTTTGATTGGCCTGGTGTAGTTCAGATCGGGGTGTTCATGGCTTTGCTTGATGGGCGAGCCATAAAATTAGTTGGAGGAGGAAGGCATTATTCTTGGCGGCGGAAATGGGGGAAGATGTGTTTATTAATGGCTTAAGGGCTTTGGGGGACTTCGTGGCTTATGTGGCGCCAGATCAAGACTCCTTGGAAATTTAAAGGTAGTTTAAAGGTGGAAGGGAAGCCAGACAAATGAAATCGATCAAAAAACAaagtctttttttaaatattgtatacatactacaatttaaaaaaatgtcgttgtcattttaaataaatgttaaatacaTCCATAATGAAATTCTGAATTTGTGGTGAAAGTTTAcattaaattccaaaaatacAATACTGAAAACTGAGCATATGAAACTTATTGATTGCatatacaatatttaaatgaagcTTAAATATTGAAGATGTTAGTcataatttaatgaaattttagaATACTTATATTAGCATTAATAAATGAATATATCATACCTAAACTTACAAAAAGTGTattgaattcaaattaaatatttttatttgaaaataaaactatgTTTTTTATCAGTGTGCCTGTCATATTTTCGTGGCCCTTTGAAATGTCCTATCCCAACCAAAATAATGGTTAACCGATATCTCCTGCGGTTCTTGCCTCATCTCTGATCAAGATCCGCAAGTACCAGTCCTAAGTGgagaattcaatttaaataaatacttatcggctgtgtgtgttttcttttctcgGCTTTAATAATGCCTCCAGATCGGGGCAGAGGTaggcgaaaacaaaaacaggatTTATCTGTTGTGCCCGGACTTGGATTAGGTCAGGGGTACTTTCACCAGGGGTGGATGCCGCACGCTCCACTGCGCCGAGTTGCCTGCGTGGAGATTgtaactgcaactgcaaccgAGAGTGGAACTGGGATGGCTGCAGCCTTGAAAGGATTCTGCCCAGGATTCGGGCGGCAATTGTCATGCTCTATGTATGGGCCAGTAGTATCTCTATCTGTATCGCTTACATGTCTCCTTGACAAGGTCCTTGTTGGCTTGTTTAGTTGGTTTCTGTGTGTGCGAGTTTGATTATTTGCCAGGATAACATCAACACACCGAGCCGAAGCTTACAGCTGCCCGGGACAATGGGAGGTTGTGCCCCCGCCTTGATCCTTGTTTTCATTGCGTTTTGATTGGATTTTTGTACGGCCTTCTGTTGCCTCAATTAAGCCACAGTCGTTGCCACACAGCCCACCTCCGAGCCCGCTGCTCTTGGCttgttttgatattttattgccGTCGCAATGTTTGTTTACTTTCGACGCCGCCATCAAACTGCAGTGcggcatccgcatccgcatccgcaacCGCAGACCGAGCCCCGAGCCCCGAGCCCCGAGCCCACCCCCTTTTTGGGGTGGACCTTTTGTCTGGCTGTCAATATGTCAATTTTCCTGCCACTCTGGCCGCTGCTCCTTTTCATGTTTTCTATGACAGAAATTAAGTTCGCATTGTCGTCGTGAGTTTTGCGTTTCGCATTCATTTCTGCCTCGATTTGATTCCATTTTGATGTCCATTCGAACGCCATTTCCTCCTctgtatatttcattttttttgcctCTGCCCCGATCGGTGGTGGATATTCGTGGTTCTATGTTCGGTTCGGCTGCGGcaacattatatttttattaaatgcaaTCAGCAATTTTCCTCCTTTTGTGTCCTTTTGATGGCTTTGATGGCCGCACAGCTTGATTAGAATTTTTTAGGCAATTAAACTCATATGCTTGATTTTCTTTCCCAATTTTTCTATGATTTCCGCGgcgttttcggtttttttgcGATTGGCTTGTGCGGGCTCTAAATTGCTTCGATTATGGGGGTACAGTTTCCCATTTGGCCATCAGTGTTTTACACTAGAGAAAATTACGCAAAAGGGTTGTTAAATAAGTACAGTATGTTGCATTACTATCCATAGAATAATTgatttttcataatattaggaaaggaaaaaaatcaCTGACATAAAAtagaactaaaaatatttaatgtaaaatttaaataatttaattcttATCAAGCTATAAACTTTTCGATTGCATAGAGACATACACCTAATTAAAAGTCAAAAtctgcaaaaataaatg
This window of the Drosophila biarmipes strain raj3 chromosome 3L, RU_DBia_V1.1, whole genome shotgun sequence genome carries:
- the LOC108027991 gene encoding ATP synthase subunit b, mitochondrial; its protein translation is MFSRSALRPLTVAALRSTSTHSARGAIQHARPGHPGKDHLCLLPADWLKGPVGIGVLAYICSGDFCARGHEHSGLSLGIMEDDYYSSGLTLGIFAAFAVVKLLPVIAKWADGKRVESGNVSESKVLLLSPPQEILKQENVIKSS
- the LOC108028155 gene encoding fumarylacetoacetate hydrolase domain-containing protein 2; amino-acid sequence: MSALMHLLRTYFPKWCLPRADRHSQTHLQHHIFRQLQTNHPTTALVAIKPCEQVLPKCRFMQYRRANEHLKRLGMVSEDGSKMVELSSVTCAAANMMDFIQQRYCMVSLLDSVQYMTVEDVDAVDLRLLPPIDSPGKIIGVDCNYVDNCDEQHISIPREPSFHVKFATSITGALDNIKAHSLVKHIDYGCQLAVVMGKKCREVSAKEALNHVFGFMVVQDIVARDWNALLGGHSMDTFLPLGPTIVHRCHVPDINNLWIKTIINGEERQTGNTRNMIFKVDFLIHRLSHYLTLCPGDIILTGTPAGAGAYRQPSCFLKPGDLIESEIQNLGRMCNKVVNPYS